In Populus alba chromosome 4, ASM523922v2, whole genome shotgun sequence, the genomic window atatattttttatcttttaaattatttttcacattaacatattaaaataatataaaaacattaaaaatatattaattaatttttttttttaatattttccaaaaatacttttaaaattccGAAACAGGACCGTGCTTGTCATCTACCTTGAACTTACACAAACAAAATCCTGAAATCAGGTTTGAATCGTCTCTGATCGGGCCATTTGTCAGAAAGTTTCAAATTCTTATTGTAAATGAAAATTACAACACGAAAATTTGACAAAGTTACAATATTGGAAGCAGCACAGCCTGGACAATTAGACCTCCACCGAATCGGCTATCTCATCATCTAACTGCACCTATGATTTCTTGACGACATCTTATTAGTTATTGAGCTGATAGTACATGTTCCTCTTGAGCTCTTCTAGAGTGTAGAGACTCCTCAAAGACAAAATTTCACTCAATCTGCAAAAGCTAGTGAAAATAGTTCAAATCAGATTGAGAAGAAGATCGACAGATGATTCTAAAGTCACATGTCATCCTTACGTGCATTAACAATTAGAAATTCAATCTACACTCTTGAAAATAATGGAATCAGCGTGAAAGAACAGGTTGAAATGGACAAAGACGTTAAAAGGAATCAACCAGACATGAACATCGAGTTATAGTGCGCATTTAAAGATACATGATCCTAGATGTTTGTATACCATAATAATGCTGTCAACCAAATAATAAATACGCTGCAAAGGAAACAATAGAAAGAAATCCCTACAATGCTGCGATGCACCACAAAAACCAACAATTTCATCTGCAAAAAGTGATGAAGCTATCCACaagaagaaatgggggaggCCAACAGAGTGTATGGAGGATGTGAGAGCAGAAATGATAGTCTATGAATTAAATCAGAGAGAAGcctattttgaaaaacatggaTTAGAGCATCCAGAAAGCCTATTCCCAGTAGAGGATGAATTGCTTACATGTTCAgtcaaagaaaagtaaaaaagtcTCAAGGAAACAATGGCAGGTACCCAAGCCCTGTGTTTTCTGGAAATCCCatcattatatttaaattttgtagAGCTTGACCAGAAGCCCCCTTCACAAGATTATCAATCTGCACCAAGGTTTTAGAAGTTAAGCCAGTCAGAAGGGAAGAAAACAGCGGTATATGAAAAGATGGAGACAGTCAAGTGCAATGGCAAAGGAGATGATACGTACAACTGATATGATTATTGCTCTGCCAGGAATTCGGTCGGGAAATACATTTATATAACAATAATTAGAGCCTCGAACATCATGAGTGCGAGGAACAGCTCCTTTTTCCAATAATCTTACAAATTCTTCATCCTGCAATAAAAGTTAAAGAAAGAACGAATGACTAAAGTGTGACAAAGGGCAGCAGAAACCAGATCGTGGCTGGACTACTAACTTCCATCTTATATGACTCAAGTATTGACACAGTTTCACCATTAAAGGAATGTGCAACACACATTCCTTAATCAAATTTCAGGTCAAAGCATTGATTGTATTCCGAGTGATATCATTGATTTGTAATGTCTCATAGTACAAAAAGTAGAAAAAGTGTGTAACTAATCACAATATTTATACAATATATATACCTGGTAAGAAACTTTCAATTGCTGGTACAAATTGTCGGTTGTCACTCCTGAAGCCATTTCCACATAGATAGTTGATTGCATACCACGGGTCTaaagaacagaaaaataaacaatgttgGACTGGATTCTTTTGTAAGCAAAGATTACTTCAGTACACTTGGGCAATTGTTACCATTGGCATTAAGTGTGGAGTAAAACTGATGGTAACTTTAGAATGCGCAGCATCGGATAGCCCCTGTTCAATTTCTGGAACTGCAATTCAAAACCAGAATCTATATTATTGCCTTATGATACAACCCAACTATAACAAGTGAAATTCATATCTTTTGCTTCATGGTCAAGGCAATAATTTGCAAGAAGAAGGGATCAAGATCCAATTTCTGAGATTGATATTCACCATGACGATGCCTTGTAACACCATAAGACATGATGCCTTCAGTTAATTCAGTGTACAAATTTGCCACCTTAGCACCACGTCCTGCACAATTTCCAGACATCAGAAACTACCAAAGAAATCGGTGCAAGTAGAAATTGAAACATATTACTGCTACAGACAAGCAtcgatatataaaaaaatgctgTGAATTTTTACCTGCTCCACTCACTCCAGATTTTGCATCAACGATAATATTCTTATGTTCAATGAGATTGGCCTGAAAATTCAGAAAATGATGAGGTTCAGGGTGTGCTCTAATTTAAGAAAACTAGCTACCTTGAAAGAAACTAATTGTAATGCGACAATTGATCTTCTGCTGAAAAAACATGTATGGAACTAATCAGTCATGCaggatgaaatgaaatgaaattaaaccGCAACAGACACATACCTTTATCAAGGGAACTAAAGGAAGCTGAATCGATGTTGGATAACAACCAGGATTAGCAACAagatttgcattttttatttcctctctCAAAATTTCAGTCAAACCATAAACAGCTTCTTCCTAAATCCATCAAGAGAACACATTAatgtaaggaaaaaataaacgtAAACCTTCCACAAACGATAATTGAAATATAAGCACGGAAAACAGCTAAAACTTCCTTCATGAGGCCAGGTTGATGTTTTGAGAAAGGGAAAGATTCCAGGAACTTTACCTGCAAATCAGGTGCTCTGTGTGGCTGGCCATACCATTCTTCATACTCAGAAACGTTTCGTAATCGGAAGTCCTAAATGAATAACAAGATAATACATGATATTACCAcattataaattttcaaaatactgCATGACGCCTTAAACATGATaatatacaaaaacataaactgATAAGCTTGCATTCAAAGCATACCGCTGAAAGATCAACAATCTTTAATCCCTTGGGAAGACCTTTGATGATTtcctgtaagaaaaaaaaggcacaTGGATCAAATACTAGTTGACATAAGGAAACTCAGTAAATGAAATTCCCTATGCTGAAGGTAAACTGCATTAAGCCTTCaaattaattgttgaatgggtTAAAATatgttacatgaaaaaaaaagtacctGTGTGGTTCCATGAGGCAAGCAACAGAATACAGCATCAACATCAGAAAAATCTGCATCGCTGGTAGAAACCAAAACCGGCAAATTCTGCAAACCAAAACAGATTAAATTCAAGCATCACTTGCAAAAGAGAAAGCTGACAGTAtactatttcaaaacatttttccCCTTTTGGTGAGACTCAATGGTCAACTCTAGCAGTATCAAACAATAGATTCAGTTTCACCAAAAAGAGAGCCACACAGGAACGCCTTACCCTACTAATACGTAAACACTGACAAAAATCCCATCAAAACCTTACCTAATACTCATTAGTATACGATGATACCTTTTGTGTGATGAAATGAGGAAATACAGAATCCATCGACTTCCCAGCATTTCTATCAGCAGTCATCACAGTTATACCAAAGTATGGATGGTTTGCAAGAAGTCTAATAATCTGCCACCAAAAAATAGTAACTTCACTCCTCTCTCAATAATTGAATAACCGTGCCCACAAAAGCAATAAAACCCACAAACCTCTGCACCAGTATAGCCACTGGCACCAAGAAGAGCAACACGAACTTCTTTCTCCTGCTTAGCATTTGAAATCTGCAATCTTTTTCTGGACAAAGCAGTAGACCCACCAGCATGTAGCTTGCAATTTCCATTTTTACTCTTCAAGCTTGAAACTTTCACTTCACTACCctgaattcattaaaaaaatagctcGAAATACAAAGTCACAGTCTTTACTAATTTTCAACAAGCAAACGCCTCTTTCTATTAAAGTTTCAAACTTTCTAGTAGAAAAGATGAAATTCTAACCTTCAAGAAGTAGGTAGAACTGAAAGTTGCACTGCTCATTATTTAATTTCTGGATGAAATTCTACAAACACAATTTGACATTATAAGAGAATGAT contains:
- the LOC118050716 gene encoding probable N-acetyl-gamma-glutamyl-phosphate reductase, chloroplastic yields the protein MSSATFSSTYFLKGSEVKVSSLKSKNGNCKLHAGGSTALSRKRLQISNAKQEKEVRVALLGASGYTGAEIIRLLANHPYFGITVMTADRNAGKSMDSVFPHFITQKNLPVLVSTSDADFSDVDAVFCCLPHGTTQEIIKGLPKGLKIVDLSADFRLRNVSEYEEWYGQPHRAPDLQEEAVYGLTEILREEIKNANLVANPGCYPTSIQLPLVPLIKANLIEHKNIIVDAKSGVSGAGRGAKVANLYTELTEGIMSYGVTRHRHVPEIEQGLSDAAHSKVTISFTPHLMPMTRGMQSTIYVEMASGVTTDNLYQQLKVSYQDEEFVRLLEKGAVPRTHDVRGSNYCYINVFPDRIPGRAIIISVIDNLVKGASGQALQNLNIMMGFPENTGLGYLPLFP